In Mytilus trossulus isolate FHL-02 chromosome 14, PNRI_Mtr1.1.1.hap1, whole genome shotgun sequence, a genomic segment contains:
- the LOC134696234 gene encoding replication factor C subunit 3-like — translation MSLWVDKHRPTSLHKLDFHKEQAAHLKKLVQGGDFPHLLVYGPSGAGKKTRIMCLLREMYGSGVEKLRIENHTFTTPSNKKIEISTISSNYHIEVNPSDVGNQDRVVIQELIKTVAQVNQLETSTQKDFKVVILTEVDRLTKDAQHALRRTMEKYMATCRLILCCNSTSKVIPAIRSRCLGVRVPAPSIEEICQVLQNICKKESLNLPSELARRIAEKSNRNLRRAVLMCEACRVQQQNFTADQEVTEPDWELYLKETAQLIAQQQSPKRLLEVRGRLYELLTHCIPPDVIIKGLLQELISNCDGQLKTEVVQTAAYYEHRLQMGQKAIYHLEAFVAKFMAIYKRFLEEGIADLF, via the exons GTACAAGGAGGAGATTTTCCTCATTTATTGGTATATGGACCATCTGGTGCAGGGAAAAAGACCAGAATCATGTGTCTCCTGAGAGAGATGTATGGCTCTGGGGTGGAGAAACTGAGGATAGAAAACCACACCTTCACTAcaccatcaaataaaaagattgaaatatcAACTATCTCTAGTAACTACCATATAGAGGTCAACCCTAG TGATGTGGGAAACCAAGACAGAGTTGTTATACAGGAGTTGATCAAGACTGTTGCCCAAGTTAATCAACTAGAAACATCGACACAAAAAGATTTCAAAG TGGTCATATTGACAGAAGTTGACAGGTTGACTAAAGATGCCCAGCATGCATTGCGGCGAACCATGGAGAAGTACATGGCTACCTGTCGTCTGATACTATGTTGTAATTCTACCAGTAAAGTGATCCCAGCTATCCGTAGCAGATGTCTGGGAGTAAGAGTACCAGCTCCATCAATAGAGGag ATCTGCCAAGTTCttcaaaatatttgcaaaaagGAGTCGTTAAATTTGCCCTCAGAACTGGCTAGAAGAATAGCAGAAAAGAGTAACAGAAATCTACGACGTGCAGTACTAATGTGTGAAGCTTGCAGAGTACAACA ACAAAATTTCACTGCAGATCAGGAAGTGACAGAACCAGACTGGGAATTGTATCTGAAAGAAACAGCTCAGTTGATAGCTCAGCAACAAAGTCCTAAGAG GTTATTAGAAGTAAGAGGAAGACTTTATGAACTGTTAACACATTGTATACCACCAGATGTTATCATAAAG GGATTACTACAAGAGTTGATATCTAATTGTGATGGCCAGTTGAAGACAGAAGTTGTCCAGACTGCAGCGTATTATGAACACAGACTACAGATGGGACAGAAAGCTATTTATCATCTGGAAGCTTTTGTTGCTAAATTTATGGCAATTTATAAGAGATTCTTAGAGGAGGGCATTGCTGATTTATTCTAA